One window of the Triticum dicoccoides isolate Atlit2015 ecotype Zavitan chromosome 3B, WEW_v2.0, whole genome shotgun sequence genome contains the following:
- the LOC119274662 gene encoding uncharacterized protein LOC119274662: protein MMGKRSLEKNIWLELEREGFLLLNGLDQQGHRSTLGWTYYGEKLVWIARDSTWTKDPLKFHNSYFMTRSSRTTRSRTRSFPSSTLLAWTCRDRAKRAVIRTTTGFTVAVAIFAYTYIFESKRRHYG from the exons ATGATGGGGAAAAGGAGCCTAGAGAAGAACATTTGGCTTGAGCTGGAACGTGAG GGATTTCTTCTACTGAATGGGCTTGACCAACAAGGACATAGAAGCACTCTTGGGTGGACATACTATG GAGAGAAGCTCGTATGGATAGCTCGGGATTCGACTTGGACAAAAGATCCTCTGAAGTTTCATAACTCCTACTTCAT GACGCGTTCTTCACGGACTACGCGAAGTCGCACAAGAAGCTTTCCGAGCTCTACTTTACTGGCGTGGACATGCAGAGACAGAGCCAAGAGGGCTGTCATAAGAACTACCACTGGCTTCACAGTTGCGGTTGCCATCTTTGCCTACACTTACATCTTTGAATCAAAGAGGAGACACTATGGTTAG